The following are from one region of the Paenibacillus protaetiae genome:
- the lpdA gene encoding dihydrolipoyl dehydrogenase: MAIEVDVAVLGGGPGGYTAAIRAAQAGKSVAIVEMDKLGGTCLHRGCIPSKSLLRSAEVYATLLNASAYGIDIAEGAASLNFGGVQQRKEKTVDQLYRGLQSLMKKHGIQIINGRGRIIGPSIFSPRSGSLAVELPDGEMESVVSANLIIATGSRPRSLPGLTPDGKHILTSDDALKLDKLPSSMLIIGGGVIGVEWASLLHDFGVEVTIVEAGTRLLPGEDTEVSAEIAKSLRKRGVRIVTSAQLHTDTYRTGDEGEVEISATLPEGRVQLTAAQMLLSVGRMANIEGIGLENTDIRTSGGFIQVNEYGQTNEPHIYAIGDVIGGVQLAHAAAHEGINAVDHLLGGRPSQVPHHLIPRCIYSRPEIASYGLTEEAALSKGYDIKTGKIPFQAIGKAVITGHPEGFVKVIADRETNDLLGIHIIGGHATDMIAEGALASVLDATPWEVGQTIHPHPTLSEALGEAMLAVDGKSLAF, encoded by the coding sequence ATGGCAATTGAAGTAGATGTAGCCGTATTAGGAGGCGGTCCGGGAGGGTATACGGCGGCAATCCGTGCCGCTCAAGCGGGCAAAAGCGTCGCTATCGTGGAGATGGACAAGCTCGGAGGAACTTGCTTGCACCGGGGCTGCATTCCAAGCAAATCGCTTTTGCGCAGCGCAGAGGTGTATGCAACGCTGTTGAACGCTTCCGCTTACGGCATCGACATCGCCGAAGGGGCGGCTTCGTTAAATTTCGGCGGCGTGCAGCAGCGGAAGGAAAAAACCGTAGACCAGCTGTACCGCGGGCTGCAAAGCCTTATGAAAAAACATGGCATTCAAATCATTAACGGCAGGGGCCGAATTATCGGGCCGTCGATTTTTTCGCCGCGCAGCGGGTCGCTGGCGGTTGAACTGCCGGACGGTGAGATGGAATCGGTCGTGTCCGCTAATCTTATTATTGCAACAGGCTCCAGGCCGCGTTCGCTCCCAGGGCTGACGCCGGACGGCAAGCATATTTTAACAAGTGATGATGCGCTTAAGCTGGATAAGCTGCCTTCCTCCATGCTAATCATAGGCGGCGGTGTAATCGGCGTGGAATGGGCGTCGCTGCTGCATGATTTTGGCGTGGAAGTAACGATTGTTGAAGCCGGCACGCGGCTATTGCCCGGCGAAGATACCGAGGTTTCGGCCGAGATTGCGAAATCGCTGCGCAAACGCGGCGTACGGATTGTGACCAGCGCCCAGCTGCATACAGATACATATCGAACTGGCGATGAGGGAGAAGTTGAAATTAGCGCAACCTTACCGGAAGGTCGCGTCCAGCTGACGGCTGCGCAAATGCTGTTGTCGGTTGGGCGCATGGCCAACATTGAAGGCATCGGCCTTGAGAATACGGATATCCGCACTTCCGGCGGGTTTATTCAGGTGAATGAATACGGGCAAACGAATGAACCGCATATTTATGCGATTGGCGACGTAATTGGCGGCGTTCAGCTGGCTCATGCTGCAGCGCATGAAGGCATCAATGCTGTTGACCATTTGCTGGGCGGCCGGCCTTCACAGGTGCCGCATCATCTGATTCCGCGCTGCATTTATTCGCGCCCGGAAATCGCTTCCTACGGTTTAACGGAAGAAGCGGCACTTTCCAAAGGCTATGATATTAAGACAGGCAAAATTCCGTTTCAGGCTATTGGCAAAGCGGTCATTACCGGCCATCCGGAAGGATTCGTAAAAGTCATCGCCGACCGTGAAACCAACGATTTGCTGGGAATTCATATCATTGGCGGTCATGCGACCGACATGATCGCGGAAGGTGCGCTTGCCTCGGTGCTGGATGCTACCCCATGGGAGGTCGGGCAGACGATTCACCCGCATCCAACGCTGTCGGAGGCGCTTGGCGAAGCGATGCTGGCGGTTGATGGCAAGTCGTTAGCGTTCTAG
- a CDS encoding DUF2627 domain-containing protein, producing MKLVVARFIAILILAIPGLIACIGFLKMKDAVFFYFSDFGNDAVTPHFAWLKFILGFLMFGGGAGFISGWVFFRDRKRNYVATRFREKRPRPPKPQM from the coding sequence ATGAAACTTGTTGTGGCAAGGTTTATTGCGATCCTGATATTAGCCATTCCCGGTTTAATTGCATGCATTGGATTTTTGAAAATGAAAGATGCTGTATTTTTCTATTTTTCCGACTTTGGCAATGATGCGGTAACGCCTCATTTTGCTTGGCTCAAGTTCATCCTTGGCTTCCTTATGTTTGGCGGCGGCGCCGGTTTTATTAGCGGATGGGTCTTTTTCCGCGACCGGAAGCGCAACTATGTCGCAACACGGTTCCGCGAAAAACGTCCTCGGCCTCCGAAGCCGCAAATGTAA
- the spo0A gene encoding sporulation transcription factor Spo0A has protein sequence MHKIEVLLADDNREFTNLLSEYISEQSDMNISGVAYNGEEVLRHLEESKRIPDVLILDIIMPHLDGLGVLERIKDMNLQPMPKIIMLTAFGQENITQKAVQLGASYYILKPFDMEILANRIRQLVGNSTYSSSATFNASTTSTLKSNVVPMAKGKNLDANITSIIHEIGVPAHIKGYQYLREAITMVYNNIEILGAITKTLYPAIAEKFKTTPSRVERAIRHAIEVAWTRGNIDSISHLFGYTINISKSKPTNSEFIAMVADKLRIEHKVS, from the coding sequence TTGCATAAAATTGAAGTATTGTTAGCGGACGATAATCGTGAGTTTACGAACCTGTTATCAGAATACATATCCGAACAAAGTGATATGAACATTAGCGGTGTAGCTTATAACGGTGAAGAAGTTCTAAGGCATCTAGAGGAATCCAAACGAATTCCAGATGTTCTTATACTCGATATTATTATGCCGCATTTGGACGGATTAGGTGTTCTGGAACGGATTAAAGACATGAATTTGCAGCCAATGCCCAAAATTATTATGCTTACGGCATTTGGCCAAGAAAATATTACGCAAAAAGCAGTTCAGCTTGGCGCATCTTATTATATTTTGAAGCCATTTGATATGGAAATATTGGCAAACCGGATTCGTCAGCTTGTTGGCAATTCTACGTATTCTTCGTCTGCTACGTTTAATGCAAGCACAACCAGCACATTGAAATCCAATGTGGTCCCAATGGCAAAAGGCAAAAATTTGGACGCCAACATTACAAGTATTATTCATGAAATTGGAGTGCCGGCGCATATTAAAGGATATCAATATTTGCGTGAAGCCATTACGATGGTTTATAACAATATTGAAATTTTGGGTGCTATTACAAAAACCCTATATCCTGCAATTGCCGAGAAGTTCAAAACAACACCTTCCCGCGTCGAGCGCGCCATCCGCCATGCGATTGAGGTCGCTTGGACACGCGGCAATATCGACAGCATCAGCCACTTGTTCGGTTACACAATCAACATCAGCAAGTCGAAGCCAACCAATAGCGAATTTATTGCGATGGTAGCGGATAAGCTGCGGATTGAGCATAAAGTGAGTTAG
- the spoIVB gene encoding SpoIVB peptidase — translation MNSTNRKRWLGLVLVFLVCMIGSSAPFQNFAAFPNELRLFSGQMKRLHYGVPVHAEVEVDPQMLQVNGTARQSLSVNLNEPLSLKPNHIGETSMKVKLFGKIPFKTIKVNVVPDLKVVPGGQTIGVKVKSAGILVVGHHLVTNREGEKHSPGEKAGLRLGDLIVQIDGTPIHEVRKVSKIVEKAGLSKKPLAITFKRNGKLQLTELYPEYDNEDRAWRLGLYIRDSAAGVGTLTFYAPDHGVYGALGHVITDMDTQTPIEVGQGEILQSNVTSINKSQNGDPGSKRAEIIRESKVLGNVERNTSFGIFGKMHEQPMHSYSERAVPVAFAEEVKEGPAQILTVINGQKVERFDIEIVHVSKQQVPATKGMVIRITDKRLLSKTGGIVQGMSGSPILQQGKLVGAVTHVFVNDPSSGYGCFIEWMLQDAGVITPAANSNHKQTAA, via the coding sequence TTGAACTCCACCAATCGGAAGCGATGGTTAGGGTTGGTTCTCGTTTTTCTCGTCTGTATGATCGGAAGCTCCGCCCCGTTTCAAAATTTTGCCGCATTCCCGAATGAACTACGTTTATTCTCAGGCCAAATGAAACGCTTGCATTATGGAGTTCCGGTACACGCAGAGGTTGAGGTCGATCCCCAGATGCTGCAAGTGAATGGGACGGCGCGGCAATCACTATCGGTAAACCTGAACGAACCGTTATCGTTAAAGCCCAACCACATCGGCGAGACGAGCATGAAAGTCAAATTATTTGGCAAGATTCCATTCAAAACGATTAAAGTGAACGTCGTTCCAGATTTGAAAGTTGTACCCGGCGGACAAACGATAGGCGTTAAAGTGAAATCTGCCGGTATTTTGGTTGTAGGCCATCATTTAGTTACAAACCGCGAAGGAGAAAAGCATTCGCCCGGTGAAAAAGCGGGACTGCGGCTCGGAGATCTCATTGTCCAGATTGACGGCACTCCGATTCATGAAGTTCGCAAAGTAAGTAAAATTGTGGAGAAAGCCGGTTTGTCCAAAAAGCCGCTGGCCATTACCTTTAAGCGCAATGGCAAACTGCAGCTGACCGAACTGTATCCGGAGTATGATAATGAAGACCGGGCATGGAGGTTAGGCTTGTATATCCGTGATTCTGCAGCAGGAGTGGGCACATTAACGTTTTATGCTCCCGATCACGGCGTATACGGCGCATTAGGTCATGTCATTACCGATATGGACACGCAAACGCCCATTGAGGTGGGACAAGGCGAAATTTTGCAATCCAATGTAACGTCGATCAATAAAAGCCAAAATGGGGATCCCGGATCAAAAAGGGCCGAAATCATTCGGGAAAGTAAAGTGTTAGGCAATGTGGAGCGCAATACTTCATTTGGGATATTCGGGAAAATGCACGAGCAGCCTATGCACAGCTACAGCGAGCGTGCCGTACCTGTCGCATTTGCCGAAGAAGTGAAGGAAGGACCTGCTCAAATTTTAACCGTTATTAACGGCCAGAAGGTTGAACGGTTTGATATCGAAATTGTCCATGTGTCCAAGCAGCAGGTTCCTGCAACTAAAGGAATGGTCATTCGAATTACAGATAAAAGATTATTAAGCAAAACAGGCGGTATTGTGCAAGGCATGTCCGGCAGCCCCATTCTTCAGCAAGGTAAATTAGTTGGGGCCGTTACACATGTATTTGTAAACGATCCTTCTTCCGGATATGGATGCTTCATTGAATGGATGCTGCAAGATGCCGGTGTAATTACACCGGCGGCGAACTCCAACCATAAGCAGACTGCAGCATAA
- the recN gene encoding DNA repair protein RecN, with protein sequence MLHELSIRNLAVIEEVHVSFHEGFHVLTGETGAGKSIIIDALSLIAGGRGTSDIVRYGCDKAEMEAVFDVKPGHPVWSVLDKLGIHASSDEMLIIRRELSASGKSTSRVNGQLVTMTMLRDIGECLVNIHGQHEHQSLLRTEQHLEWLDLFAGEDLLKHKRVYKGIYTELQAKRAERRELEESARHNVQMLDLFRFQVEEISNAQLRVGEDESLLEEKRKLMYASKRMDSISEAYSLLYDGKALDALSKAITKLSDVQKYDESVLSPLVEQLQSAFYQAEDAAYQLRDYRDGIESDPERLAYIDDRLDLINSLKRKYGETIPDILAYLERTIEERDKIENRDEHLERLQGEENRLFEKAIALAEELSQMRIHAALKLSAAIESELGSLQMGSTQFRVQLDHSKRVQEDNIVQLNANGIDEAVFMLSTNPGEPLKPLNKIASGGEMSRIMLALKSIFAEIDQIPVLVFDEVDTGVSGRAAQAIAEKMSQLSSRCQIFSITHLPQVACMADHHYEIRKQVTEQRTSTSIQELISHNRIEELARMLGGVEVTEKTRHHAQEMLDLAYRKKGA encoded by the coding sequence ATGCTGCATGAGTTATCGATTCGGAATTTGGCCGTCATCGAAGAAGTGCATGTTTCGTTCCATGAAGGATTTCATGTGTTGACAGGTGAAACAGGAGCCGGAAAGTCCATTATTATTGATGCACTAAGCCTGATTGCAGGCGGCAGGGGAACATCGGACATTGTCCGCTATGGCTGCGACAAGGCCGAGATGGAAGCGGTATTTGATGTGAAGCCCGGTCATCCGGTATGGTCCGTATTAGATAAGTTAGGCATACATGCATCCTCCGATGAAATGCTTATTATTCGCAGGGAATTGTCGGCTTCGGGCAAAAGCACAAGCAGAGTGAACGGACAGCTTGTCACGATGACGATGTTAAGGGATATCGGCGAATGTCTGGTCAACATACATGGCCAGCATGAACATCAATCGCTGCTCCGGACAGAGCAGCATTTGGAATGGCTCGACCTGTTTGCGGGCGAGGATTTGCTGAAGCACAAGAGGGTGTACAAAGGCATTTACACGGAACTGCAGGCGAAGCGCGCCGAACGGAGAGAATTGGAGGAGTCTGCCCGCCATAATGTGCAGATGCTGGATCTGTTCCGTTTTCAGGTGGAGGAAATATCAAACGCCCAGCTTCGTGTCGGTGAAGACGAATCGCTTCTGGAAGAGAAGCGCAAGCTAATGTATGCAAGTAAACGAATGGACAGCATATCGGAAGCGTATTCCTTGCTTTATGACGGCAAGGCTCTTGACGCGCTCAGCAAAGCGATTACAAAGCTGTCAGACGTTCAGAAATATGACGAGTCCGTCCTTTCCCCTTTGGTGGAACAGCTGCAATCGGCTTTTTACCAAGCGGAGGATGCGGCTTACCAGCTTCGTGATTATCGGGACGGCATTGAGTCGGATCCAGAACGATTAGCTTATATCGATGACCGGCTTGATTTGATTAACAGCTTGAAGCGGAAATACGGCGAAACGATTCCTGATATTTTAGCTTATTTGGAGCGCACGATCGAAGAGCGGGATAAAATTGAAAACCGCGACGAGCATTTGGAGCGGCTGCAAGGGGAAGAAAACCGTTTGTTCGAGAAGGCGATTGCGTTAGCCGAAGAACTGTCGCAAATGCGGATTCATGCGGCATTAAAGCTTTCGGCAGCCATCGAATCCGAACTTGGCAGCCTGCAAATGGGCAGTACGCAATTCCGGGTTCAGCTCGATCATTCCAAACGTGTGCAGGAAGACAACATCGTGCAGCTTAATGCGAACGGTATCGACGAGGCTGTGTTTATGTTGTCCACCAACCCCGGCGAGCCGTTAAAGCCGCTTAATAAAATTGCTTCCGGCGGCGAAATGTCCCGGATTATGCTCGCGCTGAAAAGCATTTTTGCTGAAATTGACCAGATCCCAGTGCTTGTTTTTGATGAAGTGGATACGGGGGTCAGCGGCCGGGCAGCGCAAGCGATTGCGGAGAAAATGTCGCAGCTGTCATCCAGATGCCAAATTTTTTCGATTACACATCTGCCTCAAGTGGCATGCATGGCTGACCATCATTATGAAATCCGTAAGCAGGTTACAGAGCAGCGGACATCGACTTCCATCCAGGAACTGATCAGCCATAACCGGATTGAAGAACTGGCAAGAATGCTCGGCGGTGTGGAAGTGACGGAAAAAACCCGCCATCATGCACAAGAAATGCTTGATTTGGCGTATCGGAAAAAAGGAGCGTAA
- the ahrC gene encoding transcriptional regulator AhrC/ArgR, with product MKNARQFKIREIIMTQNIETQEELVEALRAAGLQVTQATVSRDMKELMLIKVPTGDGAYKYSMPQDQSRLNPANKLKRALLDHFVHIDYTDNLVVMKCLPGTANTICALIDNMEWSEVMGTICGDDTILIICRSKEQSQTIVDRLLSQVD from the coding sequence ATGAAAAACGCTCGTCAATTTAAAATTCGAGAAATAATAATGACGCAAAATATTGAAACGCAAGAAGAGCTTGTGGAAGCTCTGCGCGCCGCCGGCCTGCAGGTGACACAAGCTACCGTTTCCCGGGATATGAAGGAGCTGATGCTCATCAAAGTGCCGACAGGAGACGGTGCGTACAAATATTCGATGCCGCAGGATCAATCCCGGCTAAATCCGGCCAATAAGCTGAAGAGAGCGCTGCTTGACCATTTTGTACATATTGATTATACCGATAATCTGGTTGTCATGAAATGTTTGCCGGGCACAGCCAATACGATTTGCGCTTTGATCGACAACATGGAGTGGAGCGAGGTTATGGGAACGATTTGCGGCGACGACACAATCTTGATTATTTGCCGTTCCAAGGAGCAAAGCCAAACGATTGTGGACCGGCTGCTGTCGCAAGTCGATTAG
- a CDS encoding TlyA family RNA methyltransferase, producing MTTTKERIDVLLVERGFYESRVKAKAALMAGLVLVNDEPVDKSGMKVDRSADIKVKGAVHPYVSRGGLKLEKAIRLFQIDMKDRVMLDIGASTGGFTDCALQNGASYVYAIDVGYNQLDWSLRQDSRVHVMERTNFRYTQPSDLVGPEPTFASIDVSFISLKLILPALSRLLRTGSGIVALIKPQFEAGREKVGKSGVVRDPKVHEEVLRNVLGAAGQLGYKLEALTFSPITGGEGNIEFLAYWTWMNEPQQPGYDEAAITDVVRQAGDTFTVGKAN from the coding sequence ATGACAACGACTAAAGAACGAATCGACGTGCTTTTGGTGGAGCGCGGTTTTTACGAAAGCAGAGTAAAGGCAAAAGCGGCGTTAATGGCCGGCCTTGTGCTTGTGAATGACGAGCCCGTTGACAAAAGCGGCATGAAGGTGGATCGCAGCGCGGATATAAAAGTAAAAGGCGCAGTCCATCCCTATGTCAGCCGCGGCGGGTTAAAGCTGGAGAAGGCAATCCGGCTGTTTCAAATTGATATGAAGGATCGGGTTATGCTGGATATCGGTGCTTCTACCGGCGGTTTTACCGACTGCGCCCTGCAGAATGGCGCATCTTACGTATATGCAATTGACGTAGGCTATAACCAGCTGGATTGGTCGCTCCGGCAGGACAGCAGAGTGCATGTGATGGAAAGAACCAACTTCCGTTATACGCAGCCTTCCGATTTGGTTGGCCCCGAGCCGACTTTTGCATCGATCGATGTATCTTTTATATCGCTGAAGCTCATTTTGCCCGCATTATCCCGATTGCTGCGAACAGGCTCCGGTATTGTAGCGCTTATTAAACCGCAGTTTGAAGCCGGCAGGGAAAAGGTCGGGAAATCAGGGGTCGTGCGCGATCCGAAAGTGCATGAGGAAGTGCTCCGCAATGTGCTGGGCGCGGCCGGCCAGCTTGGCTATAAGCTTGAGGCGTTAACCTTTTCCCCGATTACGGGCGGAGAGGGCAACATTGAGTTTTTGGCGTACTGGACTTGGATGAACGAACCTCAACAACCGGGATATGATGAAGCAGCAATAACGGATGTTGTTCGGCAGGCGGGCGATACATTTACGGTTGGCAAAGCGAACTAG
- the dxs gene encoding 1-deoxy-D-xylulose-5-phosphate synthase: protein MLLDQINGPKNLKRLTVQQLDQLAGEIRQFLIEKLSVTGGHLSSNLGVVELTLAMHYLFDSPNDKFIFDVGHQSYVHKILTGRKDDFNTLRQQNGLCGFVKRAESEHDVWEAGHSSTSLSAAMGMAMARDFKGEHNRIVAMIGDGALTGGMALEALNHIGHEKRKMIVILNDNEMSIAPNVGALHQYLGRIRSDRHYQKAKEELSQFLNKIPAVGGKFAKMSSRVKDSIKYLLVNGVLFEQFGLTYLGPVDGHDLSQLLEVLKQADSINGPVLLHVVTLKGKGYAPAEKDSYKWHGVSPKLESNQGMKVVVPPMYTEVFSEALIELAAKDERIVAITPAMPGGSGLFKFADLYPGRMIDVGIAEQHAATLSAALAMEGMKPVFAVYSTFLQRAYDQVVHDICRQNLNVIFAIDRAGFVGPDGETHQGVYDIAFLRHIPNLVLMMPKDENELRRMMKTAVDYNDGPIAVRYSRINAVGVKIDPEMEPLPIGKWETVREGDSAVIIAIGPMLQVAEEAAEMLKREGLQTRIVNARFIKPLDQEMLRGLAEEGKPIIVLEESSVLGGLGGAVLEFYSMNGYYGVPVHIIGVPDLFVEHATIKQQREQVGLTGEHVAAELKAMLPRRMIRSAGK, encoded by the coding sequence GTGCTGCTAGATCAAATTAACGGTCCAAAAAATTTAAAACGATTGACCGTTCAACAACTCGATCAGTTGGCCGGTGAAATCCGACAGTTTCTCATCGAGAAGCTTTCCGTAACCGGCGGTCATTTATCTTCAAACTTAGGTGTGGTTGAGCTTACGCTGGCCATGCATTATTTATTTGACAGCCCGAATGACAAGTTTATTTTTGACGTCGGTCATCAATCGTATGTTCACAAAATATTGACCGGACGCAAAGATGACTTCAACACGCTTCGCCAGCAAAATGGTTTGTGCGGCTTTGTGAAACGCGCCGAAAGCGAACATGACGTATGGGAAGCCGGACATAGCAGCACTTCTTTGTCCGCTGCGATGGGGATGGCTATGGCCCGCGATTTCAAGGGGGAGCATAACCGCATCGTCGCGATGATCGGCGACGGCGCTTTGACCGGCGGCATGGCGCTGGAAGCACTGAACCATATCGGGCACGAAAAGCGGAAAATGATCGTTATCCTGAATGATAACGAGATGTCGATTGCGCCAAACGTAGGCGCGCTCCATCAATATTTGGGGCGAATCCGTTCAGACCGGCATTACCAGAAGGCGAAAGAGGAGCTCAGCCAATTTTTGAATAAAATACCTGCTGTCGGCGGCAAATTTGCCAAAATGTCGAGCAGAGTTAAAGACAGCATTAAATATTTGCTCGTTAACGGCGTATTATTCGAGCAGTTTGGCTTAACTTATTTGGGGCCGGTTGACGGCCATGATCTTTCGCAGCTGCTGGAAGTGCTGAAACAAGCCGATTCGATTAACGGACCGGTTCTGCTTCATGTCGTGACCTTAAAGGGTAAAGGTTATGCTCCCGCGGAGAAAGATTCGTACAAATGGCATGGCGTCAGTCCAAAGCTGGAAAGCAACCAAGGTATGAAGGTCGTAGTACCGCCTATGTACACGGAAGTATTCAGCGAGGCGTTGATCGAGCTTGCGGCGAAGGATGAGCGGATCGTTGCGATCACGCCCGCGATGCCGGGAGGCTCCGGCTTGTTTAAGTTTGCGGATTTGTATCCTGGCCGGATGATTGACGTCGGGATAGCAGAGCAGCATGCGGCGACATTATCCGCTGCACTGGCTATGGAGGGCATGAAGCCGGTATTTGCGGTGTACTCCACCTTCTTGCAGCGTGCATATGATCAGGTCGTGCATGATATTTGCCGCCAAAATCTGAACGTCATATTTGCGATTGACCGCGCCGGGTTTGTTGGTCCGGACGGCGAAACGCATCAAGGCGTATACGATATCGCCTTTTTACGCCATATTCCGAATTTGGTATTGATGATGCCAAAAGACGAAAATGAGCTGCGCCGTATGATGAAGACGGCGGTTGACTATAATGACGGCCCGATTGCAGTGCGCTACTCGCGTATTAACGCTGTCGGCGTCAAAATCGATCCCGAAATGGAACCGCTCCCGATCGGCAAATGGGAAACGGTACGCGAAGGCGATTCCGCGGTTATTATTGCGATCGGACCGATGCTGCAGGTAGCCGAAGAAGCAGCGGAAATGCTGAAGCGGGAAGGCTTGCAGACCAGAATTGTCAATGCGCGTTTCATTAAGCCGCTTGACCAAGAGATGCTGCGCGGGCTGGCTGAAGAAGGCAAGCCGATTATCGTGCTGGAGGAAAGTTCGGTGCTGGGCGGTTTAGGCGGAGCGGTACTGGAGTTTTATTCGATGAACGGCTATTATGGCGTGCCGGTTCATATTATAGGCGTTCCGGATCTATTTGTGGAACATGCAACAATTAAACAACAACGTGAACAAGTTGGCCTTACAGGCGAACATGTTGCAGCGGAGCTGAAAGCGATGCTTCCGCGCCGCATGATTCGCAGTGCCGGCAAATAA
- a CDS encoding polyprenyl synthetase family protein → MDDQFAGIRTYLAELAAKVEAELTRALPASWDVPQPLRDAMAYSLEAGGKRLRPSFVLAAAEAVGGDKAAANAAIPIACAIEYIHTYSLIHDDLPAMDNDDYRRGKLTNHKVFGEAMAILAGDSLLTHAFYLVAQAARSGGISAAAALDISEELSYFAGARGMVGGQAADMLGEQGVTTMQELEYIHLHKTSDLIVFSLKAGGRVGKADDRQLALLEAYGRNIGLAFQIQDDILDLTGDAQKLGKKTQSDVEQKKVTYPYLLGIEESRTLVERLTQEAKSAVLEAELAAPGKLLEIADYLVHRDH, encoded by the coding sequence ATGGACGACCAATTTGCGGGAATTCGAACGTATTTGGCGGAGCTTGCCGCCAAAGTAGAAGCAGAGCTTACGCGCGCCTTGCCGGCGTCGTGGGATGTGCCGCAGCCGCTGCGCGATGCGATGGCGTATTCGCTTGAAGCAGGCGGCAAACGACTGCGGCCTTCGTTCGTACTGGCGGCAGCAGAAGCCGTAGGCGGCGACAAAGCGGCGGCAAACGCTGCGATTCCGATCGCATGTGCGATTGAGTACATTCATACGTATTCATTAATTCACGATGATTTGCCGGCCATGGATAATGATGATTACCGTCGCGGCAAGCTGACCAACCATAAAGTGTTTGGCGAAGCGATGGCGATTCTGGCCGGCGACTCCTTGCTTACGCATGCTTTTTATCTCGTTGCCCAAGCGGCAAGATCAGGCGGGATCAGTGCAGCTGCAGCGCTTGATATTAGCGAAGAGCTTTCTTACTTTGCAGGGGCGAGAGGGATGGTCGGCGGGCAAGCTGCCGATATGCTCGGCGAGCAAGGCGTTACAACCATGCAAGAGCTGGAATACATTCATCTGCATAAAACGAGCGATCTGATCGTATTTTCATTGAAAGCCGGAGGAAGGGTCGGGAAAGCCGACGACCGCCAGCTGGCGCTTTTGGAAGCGTACGGCCGCAATATCGGGCTTGCTTTTCAAATTCAGGATGACATTCTCGATCTGACCGGAGATGCTCAAAAGCTGGGTAAAAAAACGCAAAGCGATGTTGAGCAGAAAAAGGTCACTTATCCTTACTTGCTTGGGATCGAGGAAAGCCGCACGCTTGTGGAACGTTTGACACAAGAAGCGAAATCGGCTGTATTGGAAGCGGAGCTGGCCGCTCCCGGCAAGCTGCTCGAAATTGCTGATTATTTGGTTCACCGCGATCATTAG
- the xseB gene encoding exodeoxyribonuclease VII small subunit yields MEQLEEIVAQLEGGDVPLEKAIDLFQEGMRLSQLCGGKLDQVERKIEMLIETDQGFQKKPFAPANEDKGE; encoded by the coding sequence ATGGAGCAGCTGGAAGAAATTGTCGCGCAGCTGGAAGGCGGAGACGTGCCGCTGGAGAAAGCGATTGATTTGTTCCAGGAAGGCATGAGATTGTCCCAACTGTGCGGAGGCAAGCTGGACCAGGTGGAACGGAAAATCGAAATGCTGATTGAAACCGACCAAGGTTTCCAGAAAAAACCGTTTGCGCCGGCAAACGAGGATAAAGGTGAATAA